One Rosa chinensis cultivar Old Blush chromosome 5, RchiOBHm-V2, whole genome shotgun sequence genomic region harbors:
- the LOC112167114 gene encoding uncharacterized protein LOC112167114, translated as MKVFRFALQSLNDGVSRRFYQPHSVRTLSTYVPPGGGMDDKENSNSFESAEVFGARIFSKTSEGNSKTDTFFANLERLRKTTRDGYASNPPGGNGSGSHVLDGLDESFNTLSDGMDGKLKRAATDIQYDIEEVDTDGYTFRPDMRYQLGGTYDVKDLDLTRPGVHKPPRKIDFEVTTKEVLQKADFRNVRFLANFITEAGVIIKRSKTKISAKAQRKVAREIKTARAFGLMPFTTMGTKSFVFGKTMENLGEDFEYESYDNPTADDGLGF; from the exons ATGAAAGTTTTTCGATTTGCCCTGcaatctctcaatgatggtgtaTCACGCCGGTTTTATCAGCCGCACAGTGTGAGAACTCTTTCCACATATGTACCCCCAG gtggtggaatggatgataaGGAGAACTCTAATTCCTTTGAATCTGCTGAAGTTTTTGGGGCGAGGATTTTCAGTAAAACTTCTGAAGGAAATTCCAAAACAGATACCTTTTTTGCTAATCTTGAGAGGCTCAGAAAGACGACTCGTGATGGATATGCTTCAAATCCGCCTGGAGGAAATGGAAGTGGTTCCCATGTACTCGATGGCTTAGATGAAAGTTTTAACACATTGTCAGATGGAATGGATGGAAAATTAAAGAGAGCAGCCACGGACATTCAATATGATATCGAGGAAGTTGATACAGATGGTTATACCTTCAGACCAGATATGAGATATCAACTGGGAGGGACTTATGATGTTAAA GATCTTGATCTTACTAGGCCTGGAGTTCATAAACCTCCCAGAAAGATTGATTTTGAAGTAACTACAAAGGAAGTTCTTCAAAAAGCTGATTTCAGG AATGTGAGATTCCTTGCAAATTTCATAACTGAGGCTGGAGTTATTATCAAAAGAAGCAAG ACTAAGATTAGTGCCAAGGCCCAGAGAAAGGTTGCGAGAGAAATTAAGACAGCTCGAGCTTTCGGTTTAATGCCTTTCACAACGATGGGgacaaaatcatttgtttttggaAAGACTATGGAAAATCTTGGTGAAGACTTCGAATACGAAAGTTATGATAACCCCACAGCTGATGACGGTCTGGGATTCTAA
- the LOC112201783 gene encoding protein SMAX1-LIKE 6 produces the protein MPTPVSAARQCLTEEAARALDDAVAVARRRTHAQTTSLHAVSALLSLPSSALRDACARARSGAYPYTPRLQFRALELSVGVSLDRLPSSSKAQEEPPVSNSLMAAIKRSQANQRRHPESFHLHQIHSQQQAASLLKVELKHFMLSILDDPIVSRVFGEAGFRSCDIKLAIVHPPVTPQSHRLPRTLCPPIFLCNLTDSDPAARRRFPFPFSGIEEKDENCRRIGDVLVRKSGKNPLLIGVSATEALKSFIEAVQKGRASLLPPEVTSFSVVSMEEEISEFVVEGGSSEGKMGLKLKEVGHLAHQCSGDGGGAGVIVNFGEMKALVDDGVLSDALSFVVVQLKGLLEIHSGKLWLIGAAGSYDMYMKLLARFPAIEKDWDLHLLPISSSKASVDGVYSKSSLMGSFVPFGGFFSGPSDFTNPLSSTNQSFIRCHQCTEKYEQEVASIRKDGSAITVGDQCSTSSPSWLQTTELDPGKGVDLAKTKADNTTLSETVLGLQKKWNDICQKIHHGQPFPKMDNCQAGSHVASPEGSHTATDRRESSGEDSSIQESRSAKHHCLPMDTQKSFLSKQNLVMQVASDAEYAGMQSKQLIRDSKGQQLELGSPCRSPFPIPTMNLPTDRTSSSSITSVTTDLGLGTLYASTSQGLRSPKLQDHRERLRHLSGSISAEFDTLSENSPHQIAQSSSCSGSNFAGQFDPRDFKSLRRVLTAKVCWQDEAICTISEAISRSRSGGGRHRRSKGRGDIWLTLIGPDRVGKKKIAIALAELMFGTRESLISVDMGERGCQSDSIFQWESQDDYDVKFRGKTAVDYVAGELSRRPHSVVYLENVDKADFLAQSNLSQAIRTGKFPDSHGREISINNMIFVTTSATKKGSKNHYLENEPLKFSEEMVLGAKRCQMQILNIGDASQTKGVNVRIAPREGTLNSSSVNKRKLIDSSASIEETSELQKRGNKASRSFLDLNLPFEEIDEGMNCGDYDSDSISENSEAWMEDFLDQVDEAVVLKPFKFDALAEKLVKEINQEFKKVLGSEYQLEIDFGVMVQLLAACWLSDKKKAVDEWIEQVLSRSFAEARQRYRLTAHSVIKLVAGGALSVQEQTPGVCLPARISLN, from the exons ATGCCGACGCCGGTGAGCGCGGCCAGGCAATGTTTGACGGAGGAGGCGGCGCGTGCGCTGGACGACGCAGTGGCCGTGGCGCGTAGGAGGACCCACGCGCAGACGACGTCGCTTCATGCGGTGTCGGCTCTGCTCTCCCTGCCGTCGTCTGCCCTCCGCGACGCCTGCGCACGCGCCAGGAGCGGCGCGTACCCTTACACGCCGCGGCTGCAGTTCCGGGCGCTGGAGCTGTCGGTCGGGGTGTCGCTGGACCGGCTGCCGTCGTCGTCGAAGGCGCAGGAGGAGCCGCCGGTGTCGAACTCGCTGATGGCGGCGATCAAGCGGTCGCAGGCGAACCAGAGGCGGCACCCGGAGAGCTTCCACCTGCACCAGATCCACAGCCAGCAGCAAGCGGCGTCGCTTCTGAAGGTCGAGCTCAAGCACTTCATGCTGTCCATTCTTGACGACCCGATCGTGAGTCGGGTCTTCGGGGAGGCCGGGTTCCGGAGCTGTGACATAAAGCTGGCGATTGTTCACCCGCCGGTGACGCCGCAATCCCATCGGCTCCCTCGGACTCTGTGCCCGCCCATTTTCCTATGCAACCTAACGGACTCGGACCCAGCTGCCCGTCGGAGATTCCCTTTCCCGTTCTCGGGAATCGAGGAAAAGGACGAGAACTGCAGGAGAATCGGGGACGTGTTAGTTAGAAAGAGCGGGAAAAATCCGTTACTGATTGGCGTTTCCGCCACTGAAGCTCTCAAAAGCTTCATTGAAGCTGTGCAGAAGGGCAGAGCCTCCCTTTTGCCTCCTGAGGTAACTAGCTTCAGTGTAGTTAGTATGGAAGAGGAGATTTCGGAGTTTGTGGTTGAGGGTGGGAGTAGTGAAGGGAAGATGGGGTTGAAGTTGAAGGAGGTGGGTCATTTGGCTCACCAATGTTCTGGAGACGGAGGAGGAGCTGGTGTGATAGTCAACTTTGGGGAAATGAAGGCTTTGGTTGATGACGGGGTGTTGAGTGATGCTTTGAGCTTTGTGGTGGTTCAGTTGAAGGGGTTGCTGGAGATTCATAGTGGCAAGTTGTGGTTGATCGGCGCGGCCGGGAGTTACGACATGTATATGAAACTTCTGGCTCGGTTTCCGGCTATTGAGAAGGATTGGGACCTTCACCTCCTTCCCATTAGCTCTTCTAAAGCTTCAGTCGATGGAGTCTACTCTAAATCCAG CTTGATGGGGTCCTTTGTTCCATTTGGGGGATTCTTCTCTGGACCATCTGACTTTACAAATCCACTGAGCAGCACGAATCAATCTTTTATACGCTGCCATCAATGCACAGAGAAGTACGAGCAAGAAGTTGCTTCTATTCGGAAAGATGGATCAGCCATTACAGTTGGTGATCAGTGCTCAACTAGCTCACCTTCTTGGTTGCAAACGACTGAACTTGACCCTGGCAAGGGAGTGGATCTTGCAAAG ACCAAAGCAGATAATACGACATTGAGTGAAACAGTATTGGGACTGCAAAAGAAATGGAATGATATCTGCCAAAAAATTCATCATGGTCAACCATTCCCTAAAATGGACAATTGTCAAGCTGGGTCTCATGTTGCATCTCCTGAGGGCTCTCATACTGCTACAGATAGAAGAGAAAGCAGCGGTGAAGATTCATCTATACAGGAAAGCCGAAGTGCAAAACATCACTGCCTTCCAATGGACACGCaaaagagttttctgtcaaaaCAGAACTTAGTAATGcaagtagcttctgatgctgagTATGCTGGTATGCAATCCAAGCAATTGATCAGAGATTCAAAGGGTCAGCAACTTGAACTGGGAAGCCCCTGCCGTTCACCTTTCCCTATCCCCACTATGAATCTTCCCACTGATCGCACATCATCCTCATCTATCACCTCGGTGACCACAGATTTAGGATTGGGAACCTTATATGCATCAACTAGTCAGGGACTAAGAAGTCCCAAGTTGCAAGATCATAGAGAGCGTCTCCGACACCTTTCTGGTTCCATTTCTGCTGAATTCGATACATTAAGTGAGAATAGTCCGCACCAAATAGCCCAGTCCTCTTCCTGCTCTGGATCTAATTTTGCTGGGCAGTTTGATCCAAGAGATTTCAAGTCACTTAGGAGAGTTCTCACAGCAAAGGTTTGCTGGCAAGATGAAGCAATATGCACCATTAGTGAAGCTATATCCCGGAGCAGGTCTGGTGGTGGAAGGCATCGTCGTTCAAAAGGCAGAGGAGATATATGGTTGACTTTGATTGGACCTGACAgggttggaaagaagaaaattgCTATAGCACTTGCAGAGTTAATGTTTGGCACTAGGGAAAGCCTAATCTCTGTTGATATGGGGGAGAGGGGATGCCAATCTGACTCGATTTTTCAATGGGAATCCCAAGATGATTATGATGTGAAGTTTAGGGGTAAGACGGCTGTAGATTATGTTGCTGGGGAATTAAGCAGGAGACCCCATTCAGTTGTCTACCTTGAAAATGTAGATAAGGCTGATTTTCTGGCCCAGAGTAACTTGTCCCAGGCCATTAGGACTGGCAAGTTTCCAGATTCTCATGGCAGAGAAATCAGCATTAACAACATGATCTTTGTAACGACTTCAGCTACCAAAAAGGGCAGCAAAAATCACTACTTGGAGAATGAACCCCTGAAATTCTCAGAGGAGATGGTACTTGGTGCCAAGAGGTGTCAAATGCAAATACTGAATATTGGGGATGCTAGCCAAACGAAGGGCGTGAATGTGAGGATTGCACCAAGAGAAGGAACCTTAAATTCATCTTCTGTAAATAAGAGAAAGCTGATTGACAGCAGTGCCTCCATAGAGGAAACCTCAGAGTTACAGAAACGGGGCAACAAGGCATCAAGGTCCTTTCTGGATTTGAATCTGCCTTTTGAAGAGATAGACGAGGGAATGAACTGTGGAGATTATGACAGTGACTCCATCTCCGAAAACTCAGAAGCCTGGATGGAAGACTTCCTTGATCAAGTTGATGAAGCAGTGGTTTTGAAGCCATTCAAGTTCGACGCTCTTGCTGAGAAATTAGTGAAGGAAATCAACCAAGAATTTAAGAAGGTCTTAGGATCTGAGTATCAGCTGGAGATTGACTTTGGAGTCATGGTTCAATTACTTGCAGCTTGTTGGTTATCAGACAAGAAGAAAGCAGTGGATGAGTGGATTGAACAGGTTCTCTCCAGAAGTTTTGCTGAAGCACGTCAGAGGTATCGTCTCACTGCTCATTCTGTAATAAAATTGGTTGCCGGTGGAGCACTTTCGGTGCAAGAGCAGACACCCGGTGTTTGCCTTCCTGCTAGAATTAGTCTGAACTAA